The segment CGGCGCCTTCATCGCCGAGGACGCGACGACGTGCCCGAAGTGCGGCGTCGAGTTCGAGAAGGACATGGCGAAGTGCTCGAACTGCCAGGCGTGGATCCCCGTCGACGTGAAACAGTGTCCGGAGTGCGGCGTCGAGTTCGCGACCGGGCAGGTGGAGATGGCGGGCTACCAGGAGAAGATGCGTGTGCAGTACGACGAGGTCGTTGGCAAGCTCAGGGACGAGGCGTCCCGCCAGCTCGGCCGGTCCCTGTCCGACCGCGAGTTCCAGGAGTGGTGGCGCAAACAGCCCACGTTCGTGACGTTTGAAGACTGGCTCCGGGAGGAAGAGGAGATGCGGAAGATGGGGTCGAGGCCCTGTCCCGTGTGCGGCACCTTGAACTCGGTGACGGCCAAGGTGTGCCACAAGTGCGGCTCGCTCATGCGGGACCAGCGCCCGCCCGGCGGTGGCGGCGGAGGCGTCGCGGTGGTCACGCCAACGGCGCGGCGTCCCGCCGCTCCCGCGGCGGCATCGTCGGAAGCGCC is part of the Thermoplasmata archaeon genome and harbors:
- a CDS encoding zinc ribbon domain-containing protein, giving the protein GAFIAEDATTCPKCGVEFEKDMAKCSNCQAWIPVDVKQCPECGVEFATGQVEMAGYQEKMRVQYDEVVGKLRDEASRQLGRSLSDREFQEWWRKQPTFVTFEDWLREEEEMRKMGSRPCPVCGTLNSVTAKVCHKCGSLMRDQRPPGGGGGGVAVVTPTARRPAAPAAASSEAPSGSQAAPVALPAAAPPAGTEVIPRRVIRKPVSAQPVVQRRIIKKTVEKQEDQGSESQSSGEKSSEDDL